A single genomic interval of Oceanithermus profundus DSM 14977 harbors:
- a CDS encoding ABC transporter ATP-binding protein: MIATVENAHKRLGRVQALRGVSLDVREGELLALLGPNGAGKTTLVSLLVGLRAPDRGAVRLDGRDPRLPSARRILGVTPQATGFPPTLRVREVVELVRAHYPEPLPADELLERFGLGGLAARNVQALSGGQARRLAVALAFAGRPRLAVLDEPTTGLDVESRRALWREIERFKQGGGTVLLTTHYLEEAEALADRVVVLNRGRVVSEGSPEAIKRRVGLKRVRFRAAQTPELEGVERSEREGDLLTLWTADADALVRRLVESGAAFHDLEVRPVSLEEAFLAVLDGEAKA; the protein is encoded by the coding sequence ATGATCGCGACGGTCGAAAACGCCCACAAGAGGCTGGGCCGGGTCCAGGCGCTTCGGGGCGTCTCGCTCGACGTGCGCGAGGGCGAGCTGCTGGCCTTGCTGGGCCCCAACGGAGCGGGCAAGACCACCCTGGTCAGCCTGCTCGTGGGCCTGCGCGCCCCCGACCGCGGCGCGGTGCGGCTGGACGGGCGCGACCCTCGCCTCCCCTCGGCGCGCCGCATCCTGGGGGTCACCCCGCAGGCGACGGGCTTCCCGCCGACGCTCCGGGTGCGCGAGGTGGTGGAGCTCGTGCGCGCGCACTACCCCGAACCCCTGCCCGCGGACGAGCTGCTCGAGCGCTTCGGCCTCGGCGGCCTGGCCGCGCGCAACGTCCAGGCCCTTTCCGGGGGCCAGGCCCGGCGCCTGGCCGTGGCCCTCGCCTTCGCCGGGCGCCCGCGGCTGGCGGTGCTGGACGAACCCACCACCGGCCTCGACGTGGAGTCGCGCCGCGCGCTGTGGCGCGAAATCGAACGCTTCAAGCAGGGCGGCGGCACCGTGCTGCTCACCACCCATTACCTCGAGGAGGCCGAGGCCCTCGCCGATCGGGTCGTGGTCCTCAACCGCGGCCGCGTCGTGAGCGAGGGCAGCCCCGAAGCCATCAAGCGGCGGGTCGGGCTCAAGCGCGTGCGCTTTCGGGCCGCGCAGACGCCCGAGCTCGAGGGCGTCGAGCGCAGCGAACGGGAGGGCGACCTGCTCACCCTCTGGACCGCCGACGCGGACGCCCTCGTCCGCCGGCTGGTCGAGAGCGGCGCGGCCTTCCACGACCTGGAGGTGCGCCCGGTCAGCCTCGAAGAGGCGTTCCTCGCCGTACTGGATGGGGAGGCGAAAGCATGA
- the fabD gene encoding ACP S-malonyltransferase, which translates to MFAALFPGQGSQKVGMGRAFAEGSAAARAVFERAEAALPGLLDTIWEGPEEALRLTENQQPALLAVSAAAWAAWREAGGPDPAYAAGHSLGEWSAHVAAGTLELEDALRLVRNRGRYMQEAVPEGEGAMAAILKLDEAAVREVVQRTEGVWIANLNSPGQVVISGRKEAVEAAAAQLKERRGRVVPLKVSAPFHSELMAPAREALARDLARVELRTPRFPVFSNVTAEPATDPERIRELLLAQITAPVRWVEILEGMHGRGVTTFVELGSGNVLTGLVRRTLPEARALNAEEPEGLAAALKEVVS; encoded by the coding sequence GTGTTCGCCGCGCTCTTTCCCGGCCAGGGTTCGCAAAAGGTCGGTATGGGGCGGGCCTTCGCCGAAGGTTCGGCGGCGGCCCGCGCGGTCTTCGAACGCGCCGAGGCCGCGCTCCCGGGGCTGCTCGACACCATCTGGGAGGGCCCCGAGGAAGCCCTGCGCCTCACCGAGAACCAGCAGCCGGCGCTGCTCGCGGTCTCGGCCGCGGCCTGGGCGGCCTGGCGCGAGGCCGGCGGCCCCGACCCCGCCTACGCCGCGGGGCACTCGCTGGGGGAGTGGAGCGCCCACGTGGCCGCGGGCACCCTCGAACTCGAGGACGCGCTGCGCCTGGTCCGCAACCGCGGCCGCTACATGCAGGAGGCCGTCCCCGAGGGCGAAGGGGCCATGGCCGCGATCCTCAAGCTCGACGAGGCCGCGGTGCGTGAGGTGGTCCAGCGCACCGAGGGGGTCTGGATCGCCAACCTCAACAGCCCCGGACAGGTGGTGATCAGCGGCCGCAAGGAGGCCGTGGAGGCGGCGGCCGCACAGCTGAAGGAACGGCGCGGCCGGGTGGTGCCGCTCAAGGTCTCGGCCCCTTTCCACTCGGAGCTGATGGCCCCCGCGCGCGAGGCGCTGGCCCGCGACCTGGCGCGGGTCGAGCTGCGGACCCCGCGCTTCCCGGTCTTCTCGAACGTGACCGCCGAACCCGCGACCGACCCTGAGCGCATCCGCGAGCTGCTGCTCGCGCAGATCACCGCACCGGTGCGCTGGGTGGAGATCCTGGAGGGGATGCACGGGCGCGGGGTGACGACCTTCGTGGAGCTGGGGTCGGGGAACGTCCTCACGGGGCTCGTCCGCCGCACCCTGCCCGAGGCCCGGGCCCTGAACGCGGAGGAGCCCGAGGGGCTCGCCGCCGCGCTGAAGGAGGTGGTTTCGTGA
- a CDS encoding YceD family protein — MDVRELQSINLAQILKEPGTAEAEGVIREAITAGEDVLPLQGEAEWSVTVTSAGEEFWLSGEVHGTVLMECRRCLKPTPQPVDAYFQHLLEFHPEVEELTLVQNEDDEDVYRFGEPDLDLRFFLAQAFALAMPYTALCDESCKGLCPVCGADLNVTECGHVQGDAVSGALAELGKFLDEV; from the coding sequence ATGGACGTACGCGAACTGCAAAGCATCAACCTCGCCCAGATCCTCAAGGAGCCCGGCACCGCCGAAGCCGAAGGCGTGATCCGCGAAGCGATCACCGCCGGCGAGGACGTGTTGCCGCTCCAGGGTGAGGCCGAATGGAGCGTCACCGTCACCAGCGCGGGCGAGGAGTTCTGGCTCTCGGGCGAGGTGCACGGCACCGTGCTCATGGAGTGCCGGCGCTGCCTCAAGCCCACGCCCCAGCCGGTGGACGCCTACTTTCAGCACCTGCTCGAGTTCCACCCCGAGGTCGAAGAGCTGACACTGGTGCAGAACGAGGACGACGAGGACGTCTACCGCTTCGGCGAACCGGACCTGGACCTGCGCTTCTTCCTGGCCCAGGCCTTCGCCCTCGCCATGCCCTACACCGCCCTTTGCGACGAGTCCTGCAAGGGTCTTTGCCCCGTCTGCGGCGCCGACCTGAACGTCACCGAATGCGGCCACGTCCAGGGGGACGCCGTCTCCGGGGCCCTGGCCGAACTCGGCAAATTCCTGGACGAGGTGTAG
- the acpP gene encoding acyl carrier protein has product MDILDKVKAVVVEKLGVEADKVTPEARFIEDLGADSLDIVELVMGLEDEFGLEISDEEAEKIRTVGDAIKFIQEKVA; this is encoded by the coding sequence ATGGACATTCTGGACAAAGTCAAGGCCGTTGTCGTGGAAAAACTCGGGGTGGAAGCCGACAAGGTCACGCCCGAAGCGCGCTTCATCGAAGACCTCGGCGCCGACTCGCTCGACATCGTCGAGCTGGTGATGGGCCTCGAGGACGAGTTCGGCTTGGAGATCTCCGACGAGGAAGCCGAGAAGATCCGCACCGTCGGGGACGCGATCAAGTTCATCCAAGAAAAGGTCGCCTGA
- the rpmF gene encoding 50S ribosomal protein L32 translates to MAKHPVPKKKTSKARKGARRSHHALSTPTLVTCPQCHAKKPPHTVCPECGYYDGRPVLDLGTPEA, encoded by the coding sequence ATGGCGAAGCACCCCGTACCCAAGAAGAAAACTTCCAAGGCGCGCAAGGGCGCCCGGCGCAGCCACCACGCCCTGAGCACGCCCACGCTGGTCACCTGTCCGCAGTGCCACGCCAAGAAGCCGCCGCACACCGTCTGCCCCGAGTGCGGCTACTACGACGGCCGCCCCGTGCTCGACCTCGGCACCCCGGAGGCGTAA
- the rocF gene encoding arginase, which produces MKQAVIVGVPMDLGAGRRGVDMGPSAIRYARLHEAIRALDYAVLDRGDLEVPVVETLKKNGGAPGGLHHLEPIRSTCEALARELSALDDAALPVVLGGDHSISMGSVRGVQRGRTGLIWIDAHADFNTPETSPSGNIHGMPLAALLGYGDERLVRIGGGEPLEPQDVVLVGVRSVDPGERELLQRAGVTVYTMKEIDRMGVPTVAANVVAQLERVERVHVSFDADVLDPTVAPGVGTPVPGGLTYREAHLLMELLSDAGIVTSLDLVEVNPILDERNRTAEIVVELAASLLGKKIL; this is translated from the coding sequence ATGAAGCAGGCCGTCATCGTAGGGGTGCCCATGGACCTTGGCGCCGGCCGGCGCGGCGTGGACATGGGGCCCAGCGCCATCCGTTACGCGCGGTTGCACGAAGCGATTCGCGCCCTCGACTACGCCGTCCTCGATCGGGGCGACCTGGAGGTGCCGGTCGTCGAAACCCTGAAGAAGAACGGGGGCGCGCCCGGAGGGCTGCACCACCTGGAACCGATCCGTTCGACCTGCGAGGCGCTGGCCCGGGAGCTGTCCGCCCTCGACGACGCCGCCCTGCCGGTGGTGCTTGGGGGCGACCACTCGATCAGCATGGGCTCCGTGCGCGGTGTGCAGCGCGGGCGCACGGGGCTGATCTGGATCGACGCCCACGCCGACTTCAACACGCCCGAGACCAGCCCTTCGGGCAACATCCACGGCATGCCGCTGGCCGCGCTCTTGGGCTACGGCGACGAGCGGCTGGTGCGGATCGGCGGCGGAGAACCCCTCGAGCCGCAGGACGTCGTCCTCGTCGGGGTGCGCAGCGTCGACCCCGGCGAGCGGGAGCTGCTGCAGCGGGCCGGGGTGACGGTGTACACGATGAAGGAGATCGACCGCATGGGCGTCCCCACGGTGGCGGCCAACGTGGTGGCCCAGCTCGAGCGCGTGGAGCGGGTGCACGTTTCCTTCGACGCCGACGTGCTCGACCCCACGGTGGCGCCCGGCGTGGGCACGCCCGTGCCCGGGGGGCTGACCTACCGCGAGGCCCACCTGTTGATGGAGCTCCTTTCCGATGCGGGCATCGTGACCAGTCTGGACCTGGTGGAGGTCAACCCGATCCTCGACGAACGGAACCGCACGGCCGAGATCGTCGTCGAGCTGGCCGCGAGCCTTCTGGGGAAGAAGATCCTCTGA
- a CDS encoding beta-ketoacyl-ACP synthase III, producing the protein MAAGLLALGTYAPSKVLHNKDLESFMDTSDEWITTRTGIRERRVSELNEYASDLAVKAVRDLVRRHGEQALEGVDQVVVATNTPDAFFPNTAALVANELGLKGAAGYDLLAGCPGWLYALAQAAGQVEAGVARKVLVIGSEVLTKIVDWRDRSSAVLFGDAAGAAVVGPVAEGHGFRSFVLGADGSGGGALHFAAIASSLPDGTRMGAAAYMNGREVFKFAVRVMDTATVEAIEKAGMHPDDISLFVPHQANERIIDAARERLGLEWDRVVMNLDRYGNTSTASIPLALQEALDAGKIKDGDHLLFVSFGAGLTWAATVLTWGGA; encoded by the coding sequence ATGGCCGCCGGGCTGCTTGCCCTGGGCACCTACGCACCTTCCAAGGTCCTTCACAACAAGGACCTTGAGTCTTTTATGGACACCTCGGACGAGTGGATCACTACCCGGACGGGGATCCGCGAGCGTAGGGTCTCGGAGCTGAACGAGTACGCCTCGGACCTGGCCGTGAAGGCCGTGCGGGACCTGGTCCGCCGCCACGGCGAACAGGCGCTCGAGGGCGTGGACCAGGTCGTCGTGGCCACGAACACCCCCGACGCCTTCTTCCCCAACACCGCCGCCCTCGTCGCCAACGAACTGGGGCTCAAGGGGGCCGCGGGCTACGACCTGCTCGCGGGCTGCCCCGGCTGGCTCTACGCCCTCGCCCAGGCGGCGGGGCAGGTGGAGGCGGGCGTCGCCCGCAAGGTGCTGGTCATCGGCTCCGAGGTGCTCACCAAGATCGTCGACTGGCGCGACCGCTCCTCGGCGGTGCTCTTCGGCGACGCCGCGGGCGCGGCCGTCGTGGGACCGGTCGCCGAGGGGCACGGCTTCCGCTCGTTCGTGCTGGGCGCCGACGGCTCCGGCGGCGGGGCGCTGCACTTCGCCGCCATCGCCTCGAGCCTCCCCGACGGCACCCGCATGGGGGCGGCCGCCTACATGAACGGCCGCGAGGTCTTCAAGTTCGCGGTGCGCGTGATGGACACGGCCACCGTCGAGGCCATCGAAAAGGCGGGCATGCACCCCGACGACATCAGCCTCTTCGTCCCCCACCAGGCCAACGAGCGCATCATCGACGCCGCCCGCGAGCGCCTGGGGCTGGAATGGGACCGCGTGGTCATGAACCTCGACCGCTACGGCAACACCTCGACGGCCTCGATCCCGCTGGCGCTGCAGGAGGCGCTCGACGCCGGCAAGATCAAGGACGGCGACCACCTGCTCTTCGTCAGCTTCGGCGCCGGCCTCACCTGGGCCGCCACCGTGCTCACCTGGGGGGGCGCCTAG
- a CDS encoding ABC transporter permease yields MKLWLAHTKAELLALLRTPGFLIPTMLFPSMFFLMFAAPNLPSTAAANFATGSFMTFAVFTVTFFQFGVGTANERENPWSSFVRTLPASPLYRNAAKVTTAAVLALLAALVLVLASAASTPLDLPLARWPRIFLALAAGGVMMGMLGTALAYLVTPKAALPLANLIYLPLAFMGGMWMPPELLPKIVQEISPYLPSRQWMELVWPAVSGGSWDAGHWLAVAGFTVAFAALAGWAQRRDEAVR; encoded by the coding sequence ATGAAACTCTGGCTCGCCCACACCAAAGCCGAACTGCTCGCGCTCCTGCGCACGCCCGGCTTTCTGATCCCCACCATGCTGTTTCCTTCGATGTTCTTCCTGATGTTCGCGGCCCCCAACCTGCCCAGCACCGCCGCCGCCAACTTCGCGACCGGTTCGTTCATGACCTTCGCCGTCTTCACCGTGACCTTCTTCCAGTTCGGGGTAGGGACGGCCAACGAGCGCGAGAACCCGTGGAGCAGCTTCGTGCGCACGCTCCCGGCCTCCCCCCTCTACCGCAACGCCGCTAAGGTGACCACGGCGGCGGTCCTGGCGTTGCTGGCCGCACTGGTGCTCGTCCTCGCCTCCGCCGCTTCCACGCCGCTCGACCTCCCGCTGGCGCGCTGGCCCCGGATCTTCCTGGCCCTCGCCGCGGGGGGCGTGATGATGGGCATGCTGGGGACCGCCCTCGCCTACCTGGTCACGCCCAAGGCGGCGCTGCCCCTCGCCAACCTGATCTACCTGCCCCTCGCCTTCATGGGCGGCATGTGGATGCCTCCGGAGCTGCTGCCGAAGATCGTTCAGGAAATCAGCCCCTACCTGCCCTCGCGTCAGTGGATGGAACTGGTGTGGCCCGCCGTCAGCGGCGGCTCCTGGGACGCCGGGCACTGGCTGGCCGTCGCCGGGTTCACGGTGGCGTTCGCCGCCCTCGCCGGCTGGGCGCAGCGGCGCGACGAGGCCGTGCGCTGA
- the fabG gene encoding 3-oxoacyl-[acyl-carrier-protein] reductase, with translation MKHVLVTGSSRGIGRGIALELARRGYALAVHYARGEAAAREVAAEAERLGAPKVAVLGADLSQKEAAADLVARTHAELGGLDVLVNNAGITRDGLLIRMKDEDWDAVLETNLSAVFRLTREAVKRMMKARWGRIVNVASVVGLMGNPGQANYVAAKAGLIGFTKTIAKEYGGRGITANAVAPGFIESDMTAALPEKVQQEYLNAIPAGRFGRPEEVAELVAFLASDAAAYINGQTIAIDGGLYPH, from the coding sequence GTGAAACACGTCCTGGTCACCGGTTCCAGCCGCGGCATCGGCCGCGGCATCGCGCTCGAGCTGGCCCGGCGCGGGTACGCGCTGGCCGTCCATTACGCCCGGGGCGAGGCCGCCGCCCGCGAGGTGGCCGCCGAGGCCGAGCGCCTGGGCGCGCCCAAGGTGGCCGTGCTGGGCGCGGACCTGAGCCAGAAGGAGGCCGCCGCCGACCTGGTCGCCCGCACCCACGCGGAGCTGGGGGGGCTCGACGTCCTCGTCAACAACGCCGGCATCACCCGCGACGGCCTGCTCATCCGCATGAAGGACGAGGACTGGGACGCGGTCCTCGAGACCAACCTCTCGGCCGTCTTCCGCCTCACCCGCGAGGCCGTGAAGCGGATGATGAAGGCGCGCTGGGGGCGCATCGTCAACGTCGCCAGCGTCGTGGGGCTGATGGGCAACCCCGGCCAGGCCAACTACGTCGCCGCCAAGGCCGGCCTGATCGGCTTCACCAAGACGATCGCCAAGGAGTACGGCGGGCGCGGCATCACCGCCAACGCCGTGGCCCCGGGCTTCATCGAGTCCGACATGACCGCCGCCCTGCCCGAGAAGGTGCAGCAGGAGTACCTGAACGCGATCCCCGCCGGCCGCTTCGGCAGGCCCGAAGAGGTGGCCGAGCTGGTGGCCTTCCTGGCCTCCGACGCCGCCGCCTACATCAACGGCCAGACGATCGCCATCGACGGCGGGCTCTACCCGCACTAA